A window from Methylococcus mesophilus encodes these proteins:
- a CDS encoding Fic family protein, with product MARGFDESLLSWWREPLKSALISGVAIQEVFNPMRTAGTYVISSTLGESVRAFVPHPLPPGDPDLAPESFVAVNHMAELALARLSGIAGLVPSVDWLLYGAIRKEALLTSQIEGTQATLTDLFDEEAGFAVDNTDDVQEVTNYLRAFRMVQDNLRSPCGLPISVRLLCGAHGLLLEGARGSGKQPGELRHSQNWIGGTRPGNAVFVPPPAEQVAELLGDMERFIHEAAPTLPPLVKIALVHAQFETIHPFLDGNGRIGRLLIAALLEHWGLLSEPLMYLSGYLKQHQAEYYRRLSNIRTGGDWEGWVAFFLEGVATAANEAERGIVAIASLVAADRRRLLESPKAGPVAYRLFETLPMMPRFTIERVRQKLSTSFPTANAAVKVLEDLGIVTEMTGQKTNRSYSYQPYIELLTR from the coding sequence ATGGCGCGCGGGTTCGATGAAAGCCTTCTTTCATGGTGGCGCGAGCCATTAAAGAGCGCTTTAATATCCGGCGTCGCTATACAAGAAGTCTTTAACCCAATGCGCACAGCCGGGACTTACGTCATCTCTTCTACTTTGGGCGAATCCGTACGCGCCTTCGTGCCTCACCCGCTGCCGCCCGGCGATCCAGACCTGGCTCCGGAATCATTCGTTGCCGTCAACCACATGGCGGAGCTGGCGCTGGCGCGCCTGTCGGGGATAGCGGGACTGGTGCCTTCGGTGGACTGGCTGCTGTACGGCGCTATCCGCAAGGAAGCCCTGCTCACTTCGCAAATCGAGGGCACCCAAGCCACGTTGACCGATCTATTCGACGAGGAAGCCGGCTTTGCCGTCGACAACACCGATGACGTGCAGGAGGTCACCAATTATTTGCGCGCCTTCCGCATGGTTCAGGACAACCTTCGTAGCCCCTGTGGCCTTCCCATCAGCGTGCGCCTGCTATGCGGAGCCCACGGGCTGCTGCTGGAGGGAGCGCGGGGTTCCGGCAAACAGCCGGGCGAGCTGCGCCACTCGCAAAACTGGATCGGCGGTACAAGGCCCGGCAATGCGGTCTTCGTGCCTCCACCCGCCGAGCAGGTGGCAGAGCTCCTTGGCGACATGGAGCGATTCATCCACGAGGCGGCGCCCACACTACCGCCGCTGGTGAAAATCGCTCTGGTTCACGCACAGTTCGAAACCATCCACCCTTTCCTGGATGGCAACGGCCGAATCGGGCGCTTGCTGATTGCCGCTTTGCTGGAACACTGGGGCCTGCTGTCCGAGCCGCTGATGTATCTGAGCGGCTATCTGAAACAGCATCAGGCCGAGTACTACCGGCGCCTGTCCAACATCCGCACCGGAGGCGATTGGGAAGGCTGGGTGGCGTTTTTCCTCGAAGGTGTCGCCACAGCCGCCAACGAGGCCGAGCGCGGCATCGTTGCCATTGCCAGTCTGGTCGCGGCAGATCGTCGCCGCCTGCTCGAATCGCCCAAGGCAGGACCCGTCGCCTACCGCCTGTTCGAAACGCTACCGATGATGCCCCGCTTCACCATTGAGCGAGTGCGGCAGAAACTGAGCACGAGTTTCCCTACGGCGAATGCCGCCGTGAAGG